A part of Liolophura sinensis isolate JHLJ2023 chromosome 1, CUHK_Ljap_v2, whole genome shotgun sequence genomic DNA contains:
- the LOC135482263 gene encoding uncharacterized protein LOC135482263 produces MRDKPRRRKRSFVRRLFSHPVSFLLILVQPLIWISAPIIRVQLTLSLVEFVCSAVGTAVSRVRGLSLPRPRLPWLWGYRKLPGSQHRAEGKRLEQKRGVCVTKRRPSGSGMGGCCPRGSAESRVEEGTVKYNSQRSQCQIRSASTNAEVDTESEIEQLDSRKCLQEGTIQQSSESPKPNRAPASEQKELNELRNYNLELPRRTEKLGNDSDGLKRDVTDLQEVEKLKVENERLKKEICTYFTKISEVQNRCEQLENQHARSVNDLNQITTENNQLKKKVGLLRTNEEKKESELRACQKQLEDMTCRFSKAVSDNLRLGNPALEDLSTANRPLTLADRYRVDLYGGAWCDALCELTDGGISEESALLRLYDTVTDVYKFSLTHRHRLLTANFNDLFFSKPDTQKNVTVCSSSISGNPAAKPDRMTEQTVMDLLRKTFSPQTVASLQQLYNVATQRQPDPQTPPIKGEMMAAFTALSLELCWLFAIQEPPMVLYFQLPEDKIVDHSLYQFYKKAGTHARCVIWPALLLHSAGNVLCKGEVLVIDEPPGSNPTE; encoded by the exons ATGCGTGACAAGCCCCGTCGGAGAAAACGTTCGTTTGTGCGTCGTTTGTTTTCTCACCCAGTCAGCTTTTTACTTATTCTGGTTCAACCATTAATCTGGATATCAGCACCGATTATTCGCGTACAGTTAACACTTAGCCTGGTCGAGTTCGTATGTTCAGCCGTGGGTACTGCTGTCTCTCGAGTCCGCGGCCTGTCCTTACCGCGACCTCGACTGCCATGGCTGTGGGGATATCGTAAGCTACCCGGCTCACAGCACAGAGCCGAGGGTAAGAGACTTGAACAGAAG CGGGGTGTGTGCGTCACAAAGCGTAGGCCGTCGGGTAGCGGAATGGGCGGGTGTTGTCCACGTGGAAGCGCGGAGTCACGTGTGGAAGAAGGAACCGTGAAATACAACAGCCAGAGAAGTCAGTGTCAAATTCGGTCTGCTAGTACCAATGCTGAAGTGGACACTGAATCGGAGATTGAACAGCTGGACTCTCGTAAGTGTCTGCAAGAGGGAACAATCCAACAATCCAGTGAAAGCCCGAAACCCAATCGAGCACCTGCTAGTGAACAGAAAGAACTTAACGAATTACGAAATTACAACTTGGAACTACCTAGAAGAACAGAGAAACTGGGAAATGATAGCGATGGGTTAAAACGCGATGTAACAGATTTACAAGAGGTAGAAAAGCTGAAGGTGGAAAACGAGCGCTTGAAAAAGGAGATATGTacttattttacaaaaataagtGAGGTGCAAAATAGATGTGAGCAATTAGAGAATCAACATGCACGGAGTGTAAACGACCTCAACCAAATTACCACAGAAAATAATCAGCTTAAAAAGAAGGTTGGGTTATTACGGACTAATGAGGAAAAAAAGGAGTCAGAACTGAGAGCATGCCAGAAACAGCTGGAGGACATGACCTGTCG ATTCAGTAAGGCAGTAAGTGACAACCTTCGACTGGGGAACCCAGCTTTAGAGGACCTGAGCACAGCTAACCGGCCTTTGACACTGGCTGATCGCTACCGGGTTGACCTGTATGGCGGGGCTTGGTGTGATGCGCTGTGTGAGCTGACGGACGGTGGAATTAGCGAGGAGTCTGCTTTACTAAGGCTTTACGACACCGTCACG gACGTTTACAAATTCAGCTTGACCCACCGACATCGGCTGTTGACAGCAAATTTCAATGATCTGTTCTTTTCAAAACCGGatacacagaaaaatgtcacCGTTTGTTCTTCCTCGATATCAGGCAATCCG GCAGCTAAGCCTGATCGAATGACTGAGCAGACAGTTATGGATCTTTTACGGAAAACCTTCAGCCCACAGACGGTCGCATCCCTCCAACAG CTTTACAATGTAGCCACACAAAGGCAGCCTGATCCACAGACGCCACCTATTAAGGGGGAGATGATGGCCGCGTTCACTGCCCTTTCTCTGGAACTCTGCTGGTTGTTTGCTATTCAGGAACCGCCAATGGTTTTGTACTTCCAGTTACCTGAGGACAAGATCGTGGATCATAGCCTATACCAGTTTTACAAGAAAGCAGGAACGCACGCTAGATGTGTTATCTGGccagcgttgttgttgcactctGCAGGAAACGTGTTATGTAAGGGTGAAGTGCTCGTTATTGATGAACCACCTGGATCAAATCCAACGGAGTAA